A genomic region of Mitsuaria sp. 7 contains the following coding sequences:
- a CDS encoding HAD family hydrolase — MRFYVSDLDGTLLDPQARLSDATRAGLTELLAEGLAFTVASARHVVSIARILEGLPISLPVVSSNGAYISDLRTGRHELVNAMDPALGQAIFALVRRHGLMPFIATHGAKGDQLFWQEVQNEGQQRFVTERQRNADPRLRQVDRLQDQLDDPLVTLLVVGRAEPLEALQAEILATCGDLVTTHLAEDLYMPGWPWLNVHDRRASKDQAIATLAQRYALHERELVVFGDQVNDLTMLKSAHHAIAMANASDDVKQAAHRIIGFHHEDAVVQFIRDDWRASYLRKSS, encoded by the coding sequence ATGCGCTTCTACGTCTCCGATCTCGACGGCACCCTGCTCGATCCGCAGGCCCGGCTCTCCGACGCCACGCGCGCCGGCCTCACCGAACTGCTGGCCGAAGGCCTGGCCTTCACCGTCGCCAGCGCGCGGCACGTGGTGTCCATCGCGCGCATCCTCGAAGGGCTGCCCATCTCATTGCCGGTGGTGTCGTCCAACGGCGCCTACATCAGCGACCTGCGCACCGGCCGCCACGAGCTCGTCAACGCGATGGACCCGGCGCTCGGCCAGGCGATCTTCGCGCTGGTGCGGCGGCACGGGCTGATGCCCTTCATCGCGACGCACGGCGCCAAGGGCGACCAGCTCTTCTGGCAGGAAGTGCAGAACGAAGGACAGCAGCGCTTCGTCACCGAACGCCAGCGCAACGCGGATCCGCGGCTGCGCCAGGTCGATCGCCTGCAGGACCAGCTGGACGATCCGCTGGTCACGCTGCTGGTGGTCGGACGCGCGGAGCCGCTGGAGGCGCTCCAGGCGGAGATCCTCGCCACCTGCGGCGACCTCGTCACCACGCATCTGGCCGAGGACCTCTACATGCCGGGCTGGCCCTGGCTCAACGTGCACGACCGCCGCGCGAGCAAGGACCAGGCGATCGCCACGCTCGCGCAGCGCTACGCGTTGCATGAGCGCGAGCTCGTCGTCTTCGGCGATCAGGTCAACGACCTGACGATGCTGAAGTCCGCGCATCACGCCATCGCGATGGCCAACGCCAGCGACGACGTGAAGCAGGCCGCGCACCGCATCATCGGCTTCCACCATGAGGACGCCGTGGTGCAGTTCATCCGCGACGACTGGCGGGCGAGCTACTTGCGCAAGTCGTCGTAG
- the mdtD gene encoding multidrug transporter subunit MdtD — translation MPSSSTTPLDVLGRPVLDDATRRWLPWVVALAFFMQTLDTTILNTALPGMARDLGEDPLRMQSAVVAYLLTVALLIPASGWLADRFGTRTVFLWAIGLFSLGSLACAVSPSLHVLVASRVVQGVGGALLVPVGRLVVLRAFPKAEFLAVMTFISLPGLVGPLLGPTLGGVLVEFVSWHWIFLINLPVGLAGAFACRRFMPEIKGPIGKRFDWGGYGLFSVGLMLMSLALQGFGEHMVSVAVCFVMLVGGVACMMAYWLHATRTDEPLFTPALFAVPTFRIGLLGNVFARLGSGATPFLTPLFLQVGLGFSPSEAGLSMIPSVLGAMFTKTLAIRLIKRAGYRRVLIVNTLLLGVLIASFALIPRGVGHVWLAIHLGLFGMVNSMQFTAMNTLTLGDLDERTASPGNSLLAVVMQLSMSLGVATSSAFLLLFSHGLPRTEGAAIVPAFHGTYLALGAMAALAAFIFYQLRRDEGAAEESVQSKLTPEE, via the coding sequence ATGCCTTCCTCCTCGACGACGCCGCTCGACGTGCTCGGCCGCCCGGTCCTCGACGACGCCACGCGCCGCTGGCTGCCCTGGGTCGTCGCGCTGGCGTTCTTCATGCAGACGCTGGACACGACCATCCTCAACACCGCGCTGCCGGGCATGGCGCGCGACCTCGGCGAAGACCCGCTGCGGATGCAGTCCGCCGTCGTCGCCTACCTGCTGACGGTGGCCTTGCTGATCCCCGCGTCGGGCTGGCTGGCGGACCGCTTCGGGACCCGGACCGTCTTCCTGTGGGCGATCGGGTTGTTCAGCCTGGGCTCGCTGGCCTGCGCGGTCTCGCCCAGCCTGCACGTGCTGGTGGCGTCGCGGGTCGTCCAGGGCGTCGGCGGCGCGCTGCTGGTACCGGTCGGGCGGCTGGTCGTGCTGCGCGCCTTCCCGAAGGCCGAGTTCCTCGCGGTGATGACCTTCATCAGCCTGCCCGGTCTGGTCGGGCCCTTGCTCGGACCGACGCTGGGCGGCGTGCTGGTGGAGTTCGTCAGCTGGCACTGGATCTTCCTGATCAACCTGCCGGTCGGCCTGGCCGGGGCCTTCGCCTGCCGGCGCTTCATGCCGGAGATCAAGGGCCCCATCGGCAAGCGCTTCGACTGGGGCGGCTACGGGCTGTTCAGCGTCGGGCTGATGCTGATGTCGCTGGCGCTGCAGGGCTTCGGCGAGCACATGGTCAGCGTCGCCGTCTGCTTTGTGATGCTCGTCGGCGGCGTGGCCTGCATGATGGCCTACTGGCTGCATGCGACGCGCACGGACGAGCCGCTGTTCACGCCCGCGCTCTTCGCCGTGCCGACCTTCCGCATCGGGCTGCTGGGCAACGTCTTCGCGCGGCTGGGCAGCGGTGCGACGCCGTTCCTGACGCCGCTCTTCCTGCAGGTGGGGCTGGGTTTCTCGCCGAGCGAGGCCGGCCTGTCCATGATCCCGTCGGTGCTGGGCGCGATGTTCACCAAGACGCTGGCGATCCGCCTGATCAAGCGCGCCGGCTACCGCCGCGTGCTCATCGTCAACACGCTGCTGCTGGGCGTGCTGATCGCGAGCTTCGCGCTGATCCCGCGCGGCGTCGGACACGTCTGGCTGGCGATCCACCTCGGCCTGTTCGGCATGGTCAACAGCATGCAGTTCACCGCGATGAACACGCTGACGCTGGGCGACCTCGACGAACGCACCGCGAGTCCCGGCAACAGCCTGCTGGCCGTGGTGATGCAGCTGTCGATGAGCCTGGGCGTGGCGACCTCCAGCGCCTTCCTGCTGCTGTTCTCGCACGGCCTGCCGCGCACCGAGGGCGCCGCGATCGTGCCGGCCTTCCACGGCACGTATCTGGCGCTGGGCGCCATGGCCGCGCTGGCGGCGTTCATCTTCTACCAGCTGCGCCGCGACGAGGGCGCGGCCGAGGAATCCGTGCAGTCGAAGCTGACGCCCGAAGAGTAG
- a CDS encoding PhoH family protein — MPLPKPPTKRASRLDSDAFATDLSPSKRLPQNEARASAPLATRTVAPTAANRTASRNEPEASLPVAASALPPAANARARTEPPVEARGGNSPSLALVSPAPDKTPAKKTAPTRAKARKPVGDPKLFVLDTNVLMHDPMSLFRFEEHDIYLPMITLEELDGHKKGMTEVARNVRQVSRDLDALAISLKSSTIEEMAKGLPLDQTGHREAGGKLFFQTTLFETPLPQGLPQGKADNQILGVVQALKQQQPGREVVLVSKDINMRIKARALGLPAEDYRNDKTLEDSDLLYTGVQALPADFWERHGKTMESWQQGGTTFYRISGPLVPTLLVNQLIYLEAPGAAPLYAKVQEITGKTAVLRTLKDFGHQKHSVWGVTARNREQNFALNLLMDPDCDFVTLTGSAGTGKTLMTLAAGLSQVLDERRYTEIIVTRVTVPVGEDIGFLPGTEEEKMGPWMGALDDNLEVLGRGESGAGEWGRAATNDLVRSKIKIKSLNFMRGRTFLNKYVIIDEAQNLTPKQMKTLITRAGPGTKIVCLGNLAQIDTPYLTEGSSGLTFAVDKFKGWAHSGHVTLARGERSRLADFASEVL, encoded by the coding sequence ATGCCACTGCCCAAGCCTCCGACCAAGCGCGCCAGCCGCCTAGATTCCGACGCCTTCGCGACCGATCTGTCGCCGAGCAAACGCCTCCCGCAGAACGAGGCCAGAGCGTCCGCCCCCCTTGCCACCCGGACCGTCGCTCCGACCGCCGCGAACCGGACCGCCAGCAGGAACGAGCCCGAGGCCAGCCTTCCCGTCGCAGCGTCCGCGTTGCCGCCGGCGGCCAACGCCCGCGCGCGCACGGAGCCGCCGGTGGAAGCCCGCGGCGGCAATTCGCCGTCGCTGGCGCTGGTGTCCCCCGCCCCGGACAAGACGCCCGCGAAGAAGACCGCCCCGACCCGCGCCAAGGCGCGCAAGCCGGTGGGCGATCCCAAGCTGTTCGTGCTCGACACCAACGTGCTGATGCATGACCCGATGTCGCTGTTCCGCTTCGAGGAGCACGACATCTACCTGCCGATGATCACGCTCGAGGAGCTGGACGGCCACAAGAAGGGCATGACCGAGGTCGCCCGCAACGTGCGCCAGGTCAGCCGCGACCTGGACGCGCTGGCGATCAGCCTCAAGTCGAGCACCATCGAGGAGATGGCCAAGGGCCTGCCGCTGGACCAGACCGGTCACCGCGAGGCCGGCGGCAAGCTGTTCTTCCAGACGACGCTGTTCGAGACCCCGCTGCCTCAGGGCCTGCCGCAGGGCAAGGCCGACAACCAGATCCTGGGCGTCGTCCAGGCGCTGAAGCAGCAGCAGCCCGGCCGCGAGGTGGTGCTGGTGTCCAAGGACATCAACATGCGCATCAAGGCCCGCGCGCTGGGCCTGCCGGCGGAGGACTACCGCAACGACAAGACGCTGGAAGACTCCGACCTGCTGTATACCGGCGTGCAGGCGCTGCCGGCGGACTTCTGGGAGCGCCACGGCAAGACGATGGAGAGCTGGCAGCAGGGCGGCACCACGTTCTACCGGATCAGCGGCCCGCTGGTGCCGACGCTGCTGGTGAACCAGCTCATCTATCTGGAAGCGCCGGGCGCCGCGCCGCTCTACGCCAAGGTGCAGGAGATCACCGGCAAGACCGCCGTGCTGCGCACGCTGAAGGACTTCGGCCATCAGAAGCACTCGGTCTGGGGCGTCACCGCGCGCAACCGCGAACAGAACTTCGCGCTCAACCTGCTGATGGATCCGGACTGCGACTTCGTCACCCTGACCGGCTCGGCCGGCACCGGCAAGACGCTGATGACGCTGGCCGCGGGCCTGTCGCAGGTGCTCGACGAGCGCCGCTACACCGAGATCATCGTGACCCGCGTGACGGTCCCGGTGGGTGAGGACATCGGCTTCCTGCCCGGCACGGAAGAGGAAAAGATGGGCCCGTGGATGGGCGCGCTCGACGACAACCTGGAAGTGCTGGGACGCGGCGAGAGCGGCGCCGGGGAATGGGGCCGCGCGGCCACCAACGACCTGGTGCGCAGCAAGATCAAGATCAAGAGCTTGAACTTCATGCGCGGACGCACCTTCCTGAACAAGTACGTGATCATCGACGAGGCGCAAAACCTGACCCCCAAGCAGATGAAGACGCTGATCACGCGCGCGGGTCCGGGCACGAAGATCGTCTGCCTGGGCAACCTGGCGCAGATCGACACGCCCTACCTGACCGAGGGCAGCTCCGGCCTGACCTTCGCGGTCGACAAGTTCAAGGGCTGGGCCCACAGCGGACACGTCACGCTGGCGCGCGGCGAGCGCTCGCGGCTCGCGGACTTCGCCTCCGAAGTGCTCTGA
- a CDS encoding peroxiredoxin translates to MTPALNKPLPDIEALATGGVKFTPKEFLGRVVVLYFYPKDNTPGCTTEAMQFRDHHKEFVKAGAVVLGVSRDNMASHDKFKQNLELPFELIADTEEKLCHMFGVVKNKIMYGKKVKGIERSTFLIDAQGILREEWRGLKVAGHVEEVLKAVKALKKEAA, encoded by the coding sequence ATGACGCCAGCGCTCAACAAACCCCTCCCGGACATTGAAGCTCTTGCCACGGGAGGCGTGAAGTTCACTCCCAAGGAATTCCTGGGACGGGTCGTGGTGCTGTACTTCTACCCGAAGGACAACACCCCGGGCTGCACGACCGAAGCGATGCAGTTCCGTGACCACCACAAGGAATTCGTCAAGGCCGGTGCCGTCGTGCTGGGAGTATCCCGCGACAACATGGCCTCGCACGACAAGTTCAAGCAGAACCTGGAACTGCCCTTCGAACTGATCGCCGACACGGAAGAGAAACTCTGCCACATGTTCGGCGTGGTGAAGAACAAGATCATGTACGGCAAGAAGGTCAAGGGCATCGAGCGCTCGACCTTCCTGATCGACGCCCAGGGCATCCTGCGCGAAGAGTGGCGCGGCCTGAAGGTCGCCGGCCACGTCGAGGAAGTCCTGAAGGCCGTCAAGGCCCTCAAGAAGGAAGCGGCCTGA
- a CDS encoding Mth938-like domain-containing protein yields MKFQPDQPLGGNMISAHDLNHVWVNGVEQAHSVLVPWQGQPENWDVSRFEDLTEAHFERILKLKPELVIFGSGPKLRFAKPALHRALIQARIGMETMDIGAACRTYNVLASEGRAVLAALLIEA; encoded by the coding sequence ATGAAATTTCAACCCGACCAGCCGCTAGGCGGCAACATGATTTCGGCCCACGACCTGAACCACGTCTGGGTCAATGGCGTCGAGCAGGCCCACAGCGTGCTGGTACCGTGGCAGGGCCAGCCGGAGAACTGGGACGTCAGCCGCTTCGAGGACCTCACCGAGGCGCACTTCGAACGCATCCTGAAACTCAAGCCGGAACTCGTGATCTTCGGCAGCGGCCCGAAACTCCGGTTCGCGAAACCCGCGCTGCACCGCGCGCTGATCCAGGCCCGCATCGGCATGGAAACGATGGACATCGGCGCCGCCTGCCGCACCTACAACGTGCTGGCCAGCGAAGGTCGCGCGGTGCTGGCCGCCCTGCTGATCGAGGCCTGA
- a CDS encoding pyridoxal phosphate-dependent aminotransferase codes for MRTVAKSSKLSSVSYDIRGPVLDKARQMEEEGQKIIKLNIGNTAVFGLTPPDEIVQDMIRNLADAGGYTDSKGLFAPRKAVVHYTQEKGVRGVTVDDVYLGNGASELIQMAINALVNDGDEILIPSPDFPLYTAVVGLSGGRPVHYLCDEGTGWLPDLQDIEAKITPRTRGIMVCNPNNPTGALYPDDVLLGIIEIARRHELIVFADEIYDKTLYDGNTHTSMASLADDVLFVTFNGLSKNYRSCGYRAGWMVVSGEKRHARDYIEGLNMLASLRLCANTPGQLAIQTALGGYQSIKDLVAPTGRLCHQRDLAYELLTQIPGVSVVKPKAALYMFPRLDPKIYPIEDDQQFAYELLAEEKVLIVQGTGFNWQAPDHFRLVFLPNTDDLREAIGRIERFLAQYRKRHGR; via the coding sequence TTGAGAACCGTCGCCAAGTCCAGCAAGCTTTCCAGTGTCAGTTACGACATCCGCGGGCCCGTGCTGGACAAGGCGCGGCAGATGGAGGAAGAGGGCCAGAAGATCATCAAGCTCAACATCGGCAACACGGCGGTGTTCGGGCTGACGCCGCCGGACGAGATCGTCCAGGACATGATCCGCAACCTGGCCGACGCCGGCGGCTACACCGACAGCAAGGGCCTGTTCGCGCCGCGCAAGGCGGTGGTGCACTACACGCAGGAGAAGGGCGTGCGCGGCGTGACGGTGGACGACGTCTACCTCGGCAACGGCGCGTCCGAGCTGATCCAGATGGCGATCAACGCGCTGGTCAACGACGGCGACGAGATCCTGATCCCGTCGCCCGACTTCCCGCTGTACACGGCGGTCGTCGGCCTGTCGGGCGGCCGCCCGGTGCACTACCTGTGCGACGAAGGCACCGGCTGGCTGCCGGACCTGCAGGACATCGAAGCCAAGATCACGCCGCGCACCCGCGGCATCATGGTCTGCAACCCCAACAACCCGACCGGCGCGCTGTACCCGGACGACGTGCTGCTGGGCATCATCGAGATCGCGCGGCGCCACGAGCTGATCGTCTTCGCCGACGAGATCTACGACAAGACGCTCTACGACGGCAACACCCACACCAGCATGGCCAGCCTGGCCGACGACGTGCTGTTCGTGACCTTCAACGGCCTGTCGAAGAACTACCGCAGCTGCGGCTACCGCGCCGGCTGGATGGTGGTGTCGGGCGAGAAGCGCCATGCCCGCGACTACATCGAGGGCCTGAACATGCTGGCCTCGCTGCGCCTGTGCGCCAACACGCCGGGCCAGCTCGCGATCCAGACGGCGCTGGGCGGCTACCAGAGCATCAAGGACCTGGTCGCGCCGACCGGCCGCCTGTGCCACCAGCGCGACCTCGCGTACGAGCTGCTGACGCAGATCCCCGGCGTGAGCGTCGTGAAGCCGAAGGCCGCGCTGTACATGTTCCCCCGCCTCGACCCCAAGATCTACCCGATCGAGGACGACCAGCAGTTCGCCTACGAACTGCTGGCCGAAGAGAAGGTGCTGATCGTCCAGGGGACGGGCTTCAACTGGCAGGCCCCCGATCATTTCCGGCTCGTGTTCCTGCCCAACACGGACGATCTCCGTGAAGCCATCGGCCGCATCGAGCGATTCCTGGCGCAATACCGCAAACGCCACGGACGCTGA
- a CDS encoding homoserine dehydrogenase, with product MNPIKVGLLGIGTVGSGTFQVLRRNQAEIRGRAGRGIEIAMVADLDVERARSIVGDACTVVSDAREVIANPEIDIVVELIGGYGIARTLVLDAIKAGKHVVTANKALLAVHGSEIFAAAREQGVMVAFEAAVAGGIPIIKALREGLTANRIEWIAGIINGTTNFILSEMRSKGLDFATVLKEAQRLGYAEADPTFDIEGVDAAHKATIMGAIAFGIPVQFEQAHVEGITALQATDIKYAEQLGYRIKLLGIARRRDNGIELRVHPTLIPAGRLIANVEGAMNAVLVQADAVGTTLYYGKGAGAEPTASAVIADLVDITRLATADPDHRVPHLAFQPDAMNDTPILPMAQVQTAFYLRLRVADQAGVLSSITTILAEHEISIDAVLQRESAEGESQTDLIILTHDTQEGRMSEALAKMQALTTVLAPIVKLRKEELA from the coding sequence ATGAACCCGATCAAAGTTGGCCTGCTGGGCATTGGCACCGTGGGCAGCGGCACGTTCCAGGTGTTGCGCCGCAACCAGGCGGAGATCCGCGGCCGCGCGGGCCGCGGCATCGAGATCGCGATGGTGGCCGACCTGGACGTGGAGCGCGCCCGCAGCATCGTGGGCGACGCCTGCACGGTGGTGTCCGACGCGCGCGAGGTGATCGCCAATCCGGAGATCGACATCGTCGTCGAGCTGATCGGCGGCTACGGCATCGCGCGCACGCTGGTGCTGGACGCGATCAAGGCCGGCAAGCACGTGGTGACGGCCAACAAGGCGCTGCTGGCGGTGCATGGCAGCGAGATCTTCGCCGCGGCGCGCGAGCAGGGCGTGATGGTCGCCTTCGAGGCGGCGGTGGCCGGCGGCATCCCCATCATCAAGGCGCTGCGCGAAGGCCTGACGGCCAACCGCATCGAGTGGATCGCCGGGATCATCAACGGCACGACCAACTTCATCCTGTCGGAGATGCGCTCCAAGGGACTGGACTTCGCGACGGTGCTGAAGGAGGCGCAACGGCTGGGCTATGCCGAGGCCGATCCGACCTTCGACATCGAAGGCGTGGACGCCGCGCACAAGGCGACGATCATGGGCGCGATCGCGTTCGGGATCCCGGTGCAGTTCGAGCAGGCGCACGTCGAGGGCATCACGGCGCTGCAGGCGACCGACATCAAGTACGCGGAGCAACTGGGCTACCGCATCAAGCTGCTGGGCATCGCGCGCAGAAGAGACAACGGGATCGAGCTGCGCGTGCATCCGACGCTGATCCCGGCGGGCCGGTTGATCGCGAACGTCGAAGGCGCGATGAACGCGGTGCTGGTGCAGGCCGACGCGGTCGGCACGACGCTGTACTACGGCAAGGGCGCGGGCGCGGAGCCGACGGCCTCGGCGGTGATCGCCGACTTGGTCGACATCACGCGCCTGGCGACGGCCGATCCGGACCACCGCGTGCCGCACCTGGCCTTCCAGCCGGACGCGATGAACGACACGCCGATCCTGCCGATGGCGCAGGTGCAGACGGCGTTCTACCTGCGCCTGCGGGTGGCGGACCAGGCGGGCGTGCTGTCGAGCATCACGACCATCCTGGCCGAGCATGAAATCAGTATCGATGCCGTGCTGCAGCGCGAGTCGGCGGAAGGCGAAAGCCAGACCGACCTGATCATCCTGACGCACGACACGCAGGAAGGCCGCATGAGCGAGGCGCTGGCGAAGATGCAGGCGCTGACGACGGTGCTGGCGCCTATCGTGAAGCTGCGCAAGGAAGAGCTGGCGTGA
- the thrC gene encoding threonine synthase codes for MKYLSTRGDKTERHFCDILLEGLAPDGGLYLPVSYPQIDTATLARWRGLSYADLAFEILSLYIDDIPAADLKAIAHRTYTEAVFGTPQITPLKPLEPGLALVALSNGPTLAFKDMAMQLLGQLFEYELQRRGETLNILGATSGDTGSAAEYAMRGKAGIQVFMLSPHGRMSPFQQAQMFSLQDPNIHNIAVQGVFDDCQDIVKAVSNDLEFKRGHRIGTVNSINWARLLAQVVYYFAAYFQATKTDGERVSFTVPSGNFGNVCAGHVARRMGLPIERLVVATNENDVLDEFFRTGVYRPRGAEHTLETSSPSMDISKASNFERFVFDLLDRDGDRVKRLFGEELALKGFFEITAEERARIGERYGFVSGRSTHEDRVATIRLCHQQYGVVIDTHTADGLKVALAKREPGVPMLVLETALPAKFAVTIEEALGIVPPRPAALADLESRPKRVSVMPVSVEQVKQFIVDHV; via the coding sequence GTGAAATACCTCAGCACCCGCGGCGACAAGACCGAGCGCCACTTCTGCGACATCCTGCTGGAGGGCCTGGCGCCCGATGGCGGGCTGTACCTGCCGGTCTCGTACCCGCAGATCGATACGGCCACGCTGGCGCGTTGGCGCGGCCTCTCGTACGCCGACCTGGCGTTCGAGATCCTGTCGCTCTACATCGACGACATCCCCGCCGCGGACCTGAAGGCGATCGCGCACCGGACCTACACCGAGGCCGTCTTCGGCACGCCGCAGATCACGCCGCTGAAGCCGCTGGAGCCAGGTCTTGCGCTGGTGGCCCTGTCCAACGGTCCGACGCTGGCGTTCAAGGACATGGCAATGCAGCTGCTCGGCCAGCTGTTCGAGTACGAACTGCAGCGCCGCGGCGAGACGCTGAACATCCTGGGCGCGACCTCCGGCGACACCGGCAGCGCCGCCGAGTACGCCATGCGCGGCAAGGCCGGCATCCAGGTCTTCATGCTGAGCCCGCACGGCCGCATGAGCCCGTTCCAGCAGGCGCAGATGTTCAGCCTGCAGGACCCCAACATTCACAACATCGCCGTGCAGGGCGTGTTCGACGACTGCCAGGACATCGTCAAGGCGGTGTCCAACGACCTCGAGTTCAAGCGCGGCCACCGCATCGGCACCGTCAACTCGATCAACTGGGCGCGGCTGCTGGCGCAGGTCGTCTACTACTTCGCCGCCTACTTCCAGGCGACGAAGACGGACGGCGAGCGCGTGAGCTTCACCGTGCCGTCGGGCAACTTCGGCAACGTGTGCGCGGGCCATGTGGCGCGCCGGATGGGCCTGCCCATCGAGCGTCTGGTCGTGGCGACCAACGAGAACGACGTGCTCGACGAGTTCTTCCGCACCGGCGTCTATCGCCCGCGCGGCGCGGAGCACACGCTGGAGACCTCCAGCCCGTCGATGGACATTTCCAAGGCCAGCAACTTCGAGCGCTTCGTGTTCGACCTGCTGGACCGCGACGGCGACCGCGTGAAGCGGCTGTTCGGCGAGGAGCTGGCCTTGAAGGGCTTCTTCGAGATCACCGCAGAGGAGCGCGCGCGCATCGGCGAGCGCTACGGCTTCGTGTCGGGCCGCAGCACGCATGAAGACCGCGTGGCGACGATCCGCCTGTGCCATCAGCAGTACGGCGTCGTCATCGACACGCACACGGCGGATGGCCTGAAGGTCGCGCTCGCCAAGCGCGAGCCGGGCGTGCCCATGCTGGTGCTGGAAACGGCGCTGCCAGCCAAGTTCGCCGTCACCATCGAGGAAGCGCTGGGCATCGTGCCGCCGCGCCCGGCCGCGCTGGCGGATCTCGAATCGCGTCCGAAACGCGTCAGCGTGATGCCGGTCTCGGTGGAACAGGTCAAGCAGTTCATCGTCGACCATGTCTGA
- the glp gene encoding gephyrin-like molybdotransferase Glp — MMPMEEALERLLSQVTSLGRTESVTTPLARGRVLAQDLVSPLDVPPYDNSAMDGYAMRAADVAALGGEGAVLPVSQRVAAGSVPQPLQPGTAARIFTGATVPEGADSVLMQEQCEAIADAADSTGATRSLGQVRIHGPLTVGLHIRRRGEDLRVGQPVLSAGMRLNAASLGLAATAGAAALTVAARPRVALFSTGDELVLPGQPLGPGQIYNSNRTTLHALLLAMGCEVRDLGIVPDSLEATRAALREASKDADLILSSGGVSVGEEDHLKPALEHEGRLDLWQIAIKPGKPLAFGEVTSTGGRTWFIGLPGNPVSSFVTFLLFVRPVLLRMQGATQLTPRALPLPAEFTWTKADKRREFLRAKLSDAGGLQLFGNQSSGVMSSAAWADGLIDLPPGATVAPGQVLRFIPFNELF, encoded by the coding sequence ATGATGCCGATGGAGGAGGCGCTGGAGCGCCTGCTCTCGCAGGTCACCTCGCTGGGGCGGACCGAGTCCGTGACGACGCCGCTGGCGCGTGGCCGAGTGCTGGCGCAAGACCTGGTGTCGCCGCTGGACGTGCCGCCGTACGACAACAGCGCGATGGACGGCTACGCGATGCGCGCGGCCGACGTCGCGGCGCTGGGCGGAGAAGGCGCGGTGCTGCCGGTGTCGCAGCGCGTGGCGGCGGGCTCCGTGCCTCAGCCGCTGCAGCCCGGCACGGCGGCGCGGATCTTCACCGGCGCGACGGTGCCCGAAGGCGCCGACTCGGTGTTGATGCAGGAGCAATGCGAGGCGATCGCCGATGCGGCGGACTCAACCGGCGCGACGCGCAGCTTGGGTCAGGTGCGCATCCATGGACCGTTGACGGTGGGCCTGCACATCCGCCGTCGTGGCGAGGATCTGCGCGTCGGCCAACCGGTGCTGAGCGCCGGCATGCGCCTGAACGCGGCCTCGCTGGGCCTGGCCGCGACGGCCGGCGCGGCGGCGCTGACGGTGGCGGCACGGCCGCGCGTCGCGCTGTTCTCGACCGGCGACGAGCTGGTGCTGCCGGGCCAGCCGCTGGGCCCCGGCCAGATCTACAACTCCAATCGCACGACGCTGCACGCGCTGCTGCTGGCGATGGGCTGCGAGGTGCGCGATCTGGGCATCGTGCCCGACTCGCTCGAAGCGACCCGCGCGGCACTGCGCGAGGCGTCCAAGGACGCGGATCTGATCCTCAGCTCGGGCGGCGTGTCCGTCGGCGAGGAAGACCACCTGAAGCCCGCGCTCGAACACGAAGGCCGCCTGGACCTGTGGCAGATCGCGATCAAGCCGGGCAAGCCGCTGGCGTTCGGCGAGGTGACCAGCACCGGCGGGCGCACCTGGTTCATCGGGCTGCCGGGCAATCCGGTGTCGAGCTTCGTGACCTTCCTGCTGTTCGTCCGCCCCGTGCTGCTGCGGATGCAGGGTGCGACGCAGCTGACGCCGCGCGCCTTGCCGCTGCCGGCCGAGTTCACCTGGACGAAGGCCGACAAGCGCCGCGAGTTCCTGCGCGCGAAGCTGAGCGATGCGGGCGGGCTGCAGCTGTTCGGCAACCAGAGTTCGGGCGTGATGAGTTCGGCGGCCTGGGCCGACGGCCTGATCGACCTGCCGCCGGGCGCGACGGTGGCGCCGGGTCAGGTCTTGCGCTTCATCCCGTTCAACGAGCTGTTCTGA